A part of Brachybacterium faecium DSM 4810 genomic DNA contains:
- a CDS encoding purine nucleotide phosphorylase (PFAM: Phosphorylase superfamily~TIGRFAM: inosine guanosine and xanthosine phosphorylase family; purine nucleotide phosphorylase) — protein MTSPASDPYQLAREAAAAIADASGVPHHDLALVLGSGWSGAADLLGETVWQADATTIPGFRPAAVAGHVGTLRSIRVEGTGARALVLGARTHFYEGAGVDAVVHGVRTAAATGARTMVLTNGCGGIDPAWAPGTPVLIRDQINFTGATPLVGANFVDLTDLYTPALREIARDVDATLDEGVYMQFSGPSYETPAEVQMAKAMGAHLVGMSTALEAIAVREAGMDLLGISLVTNLAAGISGDALSHEEVLEAGRAAGPRISRLLAETVRRITDASPGAAADAATDAPA, from the coding sequence ATGACCTCTCCCGCATCCGACCCGTACCAGCTCGCCCGCGAGGCCGCCGCCGCGATCGCCGACGCCAGCGGCGTCCCCCACCACGACCTCGCCCTCGTGCTCGGCTCGGGATGGTCCGGCGCCGCGGACCTGCTCGGCGAGACGGTGTGGCAGGCCGACGCGACCACGATCCCCGGGTTCCGCCCGGCCGCCGTCGCGGGCCACGTGGGCACCCTGCGCTCGATCCGGGTGGAGGGAACGGGCGCCCGCGCCCTGGTGCTCGGCGCGCGCACCCACTTCTACGAGGGGGCCGGGGTGGACGCCGTCGTGCACGGGGTGCGCACCGCCGCCGCGACCGGCGCCCGCACGATGGTGCTGACCAACGGGTGCGGCGGCATCGACCCCGCCTGGGCTCCCGGCACCCCGGTGCTGATCCGCGACCAGATCAACTTCACCGGCGCCACCCCGCTGGTGGGCGCGAACTTCGTGGACCTCACGGACCTGTACACCCCGGCGCTGCGCGAGATCGCGCGCGACGTCGACGCCACCCTCGACGAGGGCGTGTACATGCAGTTCTCGGGCCCGAGCTACGAGACCCCGGCCGAGGTGCAGATGGCGAAGGCGATGGGGGCGCACCTGGTGGGCATGTCCACCGCGCTCGAGGCGATCGCCGTCCGCGAGGCGGGGATGGATCTGCTGGGCATCTCCCTGGTGACGAACCTCGCCGCCGGGATCAGCGGGGACGCGCTGAGCCACGAGGAGGTGCTCGAGGCGGGGCGTGCAGCCGGGCCGCGCATCTCCCGCCTGCTGGCCGAGACGGTGCGCCGGATCACCGACGCCTCGCCCGGGGCTGCGGCGGACGCCGCGACGGACGCGCCCGCATGA
- a CDS encoding phosphomannomutase (PFAM: Phosphoglucomutase/phosphomannomutase, C-terminal domain; Phosphoglucomutase/phosphomannomutase, alpha/beta/alpha domain II; Phosphoglucomutase/phosphomannomutase, alpha/beta/alpha domain III; Phosphoglucomutase/phosphomannomutase, alpha/beta/alpha domain I) — translation MSVDAALRARAESWIQDDPDPSTREELTALLAQAESGSAAALEELADAFAADLEFGTAGLRGRMAPGPHRMNLAVVSRAARGLADHLLRDLELDRPLVVIGYDARHRSQDFARRSAEIMSAAGCRVQLLERPGPTPLVAFAVRHLGAEAGIVVTASHNPPADNGYKVYLGGRGAAPEARGVQIVPPSDAQIAARIAAVGPVSAIPLPPSGEDPGIEMLGEQLREDYLAAICALPDPAGPRGVRIVHTAMHGVGTEPALAALHRTGFDEVHSVAKQADPDPDFPTVAFPNPEEPGAIDLALELARTVEADVVIANDPDADRCAAAVRDPHQDAWRMLTGDELGVLLGDHLVRRHGYRGVLARSIVSSRWLGRLAEDAGLEAAATLTGFKWIARAPGLAYGYEEAIGYCVLPEAVRDKDGLSAALMVAEMAAHAKAEGTTLVGRLDELARGHGLYATSQLSIRVDELAERDVMMARLRAAPPAALAQSPVAVVQDLAEGSVATTGLPPTDGMVLSTRDDARVIVRPSGTEPKLKCYIEVHEEVPAAADDARLGEVRRRAAAQLERIGADMRGALTGA, via the coding sequence ATGAGCGTCGACGCCGCCCTGCGCGCCCGCGCCGAGAGCTGGATCCAGGACGATCCCGACCCCTCCACCCGGGAGGAGCTCACCGCGCTGCTGGCCCAGGCGGAGTCCGGCAGCGCCGCCGCGCTCGAGGAGCTCGCCGACGCCTTCGCCGCGGATCTCGAGTTCGGCACCGCCGGGCTGCGCGGCCGGATGGCGCCCGGCCCGCACCGCATGAACCTCGCGGTGGTCTCCCGCGCCGCCCGCGGGCTCGCCGACCATCTGCTGCGCGATCTCGAGCTCGACCGACCGCTGGTGGTGATCGGCTACGACGCGCGCCACCGCTCGCAGGACTTCGCGCGACGCTCCGCAGAGATCATGAGCGCGGCCGGCTGCCGGGTGCAGCTGCTGGAACGGCCCGGCCCCACTCCCCTGGTGGCCTTCGCCGTCCGGCACCTGGGTGCGGAGGCGGGCATCGTGGTGACCGCCTCCCACAACCCGCCGGCCGACAACGGCTACAAGGTCTACCTCGGCGGCCGGGGCGCTGCCCCCGAGGCGCGCGGCGTGCAGATCGTGCCGCCCTCGGATGCGCAGATCGCCGCACGCATCGCCGCGGTGGGGCCCGTCTCGGCGATCCCGCTGCCGCCCTCCGGCGAAGATCCCGGCATCGAGATGCTCGGCGAGCAGCTGCGCGAGGACTACCTCGCGGCGATCTGTGCGCTGCCGGATCCGGCAGGGCCGCGCGGGGTGCGGATCGTGCACACCGCGATGCACGGGGTGGGCACCGAGCCGGCGCTCGCCGCCCTGCACCGCACCGGCTTCGACGAGGTGCACAGCGTGGCGAAGCAGGCCGATCCCGATCCGGACTTCCCCACCGTCGCGTTCCCGAACCCCGAGGAGCCCGGCGCGATCGATCTCGCGCTCGAGCTGGCCCGCACCGTCGAGGCCGACGTCGTCATCGCCAACGATCCCGACGCCGACCGCTGCGCCGCGGCGGTGCGGGACCCGCACCAGGACGCGTGGCGGATGCTCACCGGGGACGAGCTGGGGGTGCTGCTGGGCGACCACCTGGTGCGCCGGCACGGCTATCGCGGGGTGCTGGCCCGCTCGATCGTCTCGAGCCGGTGGCTGGGTCGTCTCGCCGAGGATGCCGGGCTCGAGGCGGCCGCGACGCTGACGGGCTTCAAATGGATCGCTCGGGCGCCGGGCCTCGCCTACGGCTACGAGGAGGCGATCGGCTACTGCGTGCTGCCCGAGGCGGTGCGGGACAAGGACGGCCTCTCCGCGGCGCTCATGGTCGCCGAGATGGCCGCGCACGCGAAGGCGGAGGGGACGACTCTGGTGGGGCGGCTCGACGAGCTGGCCCGTGGGCACGGCCTGTACGCGACCTCGCAGCTGTCGATCCGGGTCGACGAGCTCGCCGAACGCGATGTGATGATGGCGCGGCTGCGCGCCGCACCGCCCGCCGCGCTCGCGCAGTCCCCGGTCGCCGTGGTGCAGGACCTCGCCGAGGGGTCGGTGGCGACCACCGGTCTGCCCCCGACCGACGGGATGGTGTTGTCCACCCGCGACGACGCACGCGTGATCGTGCGCCCCTCAGGCACCGAGCCCAAGCTCAAGTGCTACATCGAGGTGCACGAGGAGGTGCCGGCCGCGGCCGATGACGCCCGGCTCGGCGAGGTGCGGCGGCGTGCCGCGGCGCAGCTGGAGCGGATCGGCGCGGACATGCGCGGCGCGCTCACCGGCGCCTGA
- a CDS encoding deoxyribose-phosphate aldolase (PFAM: DeoC/LacD family aldolase~TIGRFAM: deoxyribose-phosphate aldolase), with translation MTSLDTAALAALIDHTLLKPEATAEDVTALLREAEALGTYSVCVSPSMLPVRTTVKVATVCGFPSGQHASSIKAAEAADSVSKGADEIDMVLNVGLARAGDVSGVEAEIRAVREAAPAPVVLKVIIESAALDDAQIVAVCEAAERAGADFVKTSTGFHPAGGATEHAVQLMRRTVGDRLGVKASGGIRTREAAEAMVAAGASRLGLSSSRAILEGGTGSGY, from the coding sequence ATGACTTCTCTGGACACCGCGGCGCTCGCCGCCCTCATCGACCACACCCTGCTCAAGCCCGAGGCCACCGCGGAGGATGTCACCGCGCTGCTTCGCGAGGCGGAGGCTCTGGGCACCTACTCCGTGTGCGTCTCGCCCTCGATGCTCCCCGTGCGGACCACCGTGAAGGTGGCCACGGTGTGCGGCTTCCCCTCGGGCCAGCACGCCTCCTCGATCAAGGCCGCCGAGGCCGCCGACTCCGTGTCCAAGGGGGCCGACGAGATCGACATGGTCCTCAACGTGGGCCTGGCCCGTGCCGGTGACGTCTCCGGCGTCGAGGCGGAGATCCGCGCCGTGCGCGAGGCGGCGCCCGCCCCGGTCGTGCTCAAGGTGATCATCGAATCCGCCGCACTGGACGATGCGCAGATCGTCGCCGTGTGCGAGGCGGCCGAGCGGGCCGGGGCCGACTTCGTGAAGACCTCCACCGGCTTCCACCCCGCCGGGGGCGCCACCGAGCATGCCGTGCAGCTCATGCGCCGCACCGTCGGCGACCGTCTGGGCGTCAAGGCCTCCGGCGGTATCCGCACCCGCGAGGCGGCCGAGGCGATGGTCGCCGCGGGCGCCAGCCGGCTGGGCCTGTCCTCCTCGCGGGCGATCCTCGAAGGCGGGACCGGCAGCGGGTACTGA
- a CDS encoding theronine dehydrogenase-like Zn-dependent dehydrogenase (PFAM: Zinc-binding dehydrogenase; Alcohol dehydrogenase GroES-like domain~TIGRFAM: 2-desacetyl-2-hydroxyethyl bacteriochlorophyllide A dehydrogenase) has translation MRSLEIHGVDDLRVVERAQPEPGPGEVQIAVEWGGICGSDLAYWRHGVSGTATMRHPFVLGHEVSGRVSALGPGVDGFAVGLPVTVHPARTSGPLPERLAGRDNLHPDLTYLGSAARDPHTDGGFAERITVRAEQVVPLPDGLDTRRAVLAEPLGVAIHAVHRAGDVTGAHVLVSGCGPVGLLTILAVRAAGAARVSAVDLSPLARERALALGADVALDAAEQLGQDVTVAFEASGAPASLEAILRVVARAAVVVQAGNLPPAPVSVALGPIVSKEIDYRGTYRFVSEIEEAVELLARSELAEGVISHELDLADAGAAFTTAATDPHSSKVVLRLE, from the coding sequence ATGCGTTCCCTGGAGATCCACGGCGTCGACGATCTGCGCGTCGTCGAGCGCGCCCAGCCCGAGCCCGGACCCGGCGAGGTGCAGATCGCCGTCGAGTGGGGCGGCATCTGCGGCTCCGACCTCGCGTACTGGCGCCACGGCGTCTCCGGCACCGCGACGATGCGCCACCCCTTCGTGCTCGGGCACGAGGTCTCCGGCCGCGTCAGCGCGCTCGGCCCGGGGGTGGACGGGTTCGCGGTGGGGCTTCCCGTGACGGTGCATCCCGCCCGCACGTCCGGCCCGCTGCCGGAGCGGCTGGCCGGGCGGGACAACCTCCACCCGGACCTGACCTACCTGGGCTCCGCCGCCCGCGACCCGCACACCGACGGCGGCTTCGCGGAGCGGATCACGGTGCGCGCCGAGCAGGTGGTCCCGCTGCCCGACGGACTGGACACCCGCCGCGCCGTGCTCGCCGAACCGCTCGGGGTCGCGATCCATGCCGTGCACCGCGCCGGGGACGTGACCGGGGCGCACGTGCTCGTCAGCGGCTGCGGGCCCGTGGGGCTGCTCACGATCCTCGCGGTGCGTGCGGCCGGTGCCGCGCGCGTCAGCGCCGTGGACCTCTCCCCGCTCGCGCGGGAGCGGGCGCTCGCGCTCGGGGCGGACGTCGCCCTCGACGCAGCGGAGCAGCTCGGGCAGGACGTCACCGTCGCCTTCGAGGCCTCCGGCGCCCCGGCCTCCCTCGAGGCGATCCTGCGCGTGGTCGCCCGCGCCGCCGTGGTGGTCCAGGCGGGCAACCTGCCGCCGGCCCCGGTCTCCGTCGCCCTGGGCCCGATCGTCTCCAAGGAGATCGACTACCGCGGCACCTACCGCTTCGTGAGCGAGATCGAGGAGGCGGTCGAGCTGCTCGCCCGCTCCGAGCTCGCCGAGGGCGTCATCTCGCACGAGCTGGATCTCGCCGATGCCGGTGCCGCGTTCACCACCGCCGCCACGGATCCGCACAGCAGCAAGGTGGTGCTGCGCCTGGAGTGA
- a CDS encoding uridine kinase (PFAM: NUDIX domain) produces MPVTASRSPNPRRIVLLAGPSGSGKGELSRRSGLPVLPLDEFYRDHDAPGLPRRYGIVDWDDPSSWDAGAALEALTSLAHDGSAEVPVYSIAESRRLGTGRLDAGEAPLVIAEGIFAAELIAPLTAAGLLAEALVLRRPAPVVFALRLARDLREHRKPPLTLLRRGWSLARAQAADVTRWQAAGMRPTGLHQGTRWLQRLAGSAEAEQHHHHAPARLPVLEITAVCFLRDGAQGTEVLAVRKRGTGSYMQVGGKLEPGESARDAAVREVGEELGVSLDPAELAPLGEFEAVAANEPGTMVRSTVWTTGTPLPDPLEVRAELADHRWVRLDHPGSGARLAPLMVQHILPALRDRR; encoded by the coding sequence ATGCCCGTGACCGCGTCCCGCAGCCCGAACCCTCGCCGCATCGTCCTGCTCGCCGGCCCCTCCGGCAGCGGGAAGGGCGAGCTGTCACGACGCTCCGGGCTGCCGGTGCTCCCGCTGGACGAGTTCTACCGGGATCACGACGCCCCCGGGCTCCCGCGCCGCTACGGCATCGTCGACTGGGACGACCCGTCCTCGTGGGACGCCGGAGCCGCGCTCGAGGCGCTCACCTCCCTCGCCCACGACGGCAGCGCCGAGGTGCCCGTGTACTCGATCGCCGAGTCGCGCCGCCTCGGCACCGGCCGGCTCGATGCCGGGGAAGCGCCCCTGGTCATCGCCGAGGGGATCTTCGCCGCCGAGCTCATCGCTCCGCTGACCGCCGCGGGGCTGCTCGCGGAGGCGCTGGTGCTGCGTCGGCCGGCGCCGGTGGTGTTCGCGCTGCGTCTCGCACGAGATCTGCGCGAGCATCGCAAGCCCCCGCTGACGCTGCTGCGGCGCGGCTGGTCGCTGGCCCGGGCTCAGGCGGCCGACGTCACGCGCTGGCAGGCGGCGGGGATGCGCCCCACCGGCCTCCACCAGGGCACCAGATGGCTGCAGCGGCTCGCCGGCAGCGCGGAGGCCGAGCAGCACCATCACCACGCCCCCGCGCGCCTCCCCGTCCTGGAGATCACCGCGGTGTGCTTCCTGCGGGACGGCGCCCAGGGCACCGAGGTGCTCGCGGTCCGCAAGCGCGGCACCGGCTCATACATGCAGGTCGGCGGGAAGCTGGAGCCGGGAGAGTCCGCGCGGGATGCCGCGGTGCGAGAGGTCGGGGAGGAGCTCGGAGTGAGCCTCGACCCTGCGGAGCTCGCGCCGCTGGGCGAATTCGAGGCGGTCGCCGCGAACGAGCCGGGCACCATGGTCCGCTCGACGGTCTGGACCACGGGCACGCCCCTGCCCGACCCGCTCGAGGTGCGTGCGGAGCTCGCCGACCACCGCTGGGTGCGGCTCGACCATCCGGGCTCCGGGGCGCGGCTCGCACCGCTCATGGTCCAGCACATCCTGCCGGCCCTGCGCGACCGCCGCTGA
- a CDS encoding thymidine phosphorylase (PFAM: Pyrimidine nucleoside phosphorylase C-terminal domain; Glycosyl transferase family, helical bundle domain; Glycosyl transferase family, a/b domain~TIGRFAM: pyrimidine-nucleoside phosphorylase) codes for MTDATADPAVEPFDVVDVIRTKRDGGRLEGGQIDWVIDAYTRGVVAEEQMAALAMAIFLRGMERPEIARWTSAMIDTGERMDFSALSKPTTDKHSTGGVGDKITLPLAPLVASFGVAVPQLSGRGLGHTGGTLDKLEAIPGWRAALTNDEMMAQLESVGAVICAAGSGLAPADKKLYALRDVTGTVEAIPLIASSIMSKKIAEGTAALTLDVKTGAGAFMKDEADARELARTMVELGTDAGTRTVALLTDMSAPLGRTAGNSLEVRESLEVLAGGGPADVVELTCALAREMLEAAGVHDADVAAALADGRAMDTWRAMISAQGGDVDAPLPVAQHVEEVRAAQDGVVTGLDAMGVGVAAWRLGAGRSRPGEAVQAAAGVEIAAHVGDTVRAGDVLARLHTDTPGRIARALEAIDGSWSLAAPGTAAPERRIVLDRIV; via the coding sequence ATGACCGACGCCACCGCAGACCCCGCCGTCGAGCCCTTCGACGTCGTCGACGTGATCCGCACCAAGCGCGACGGGGGCCGTCTCGAGGGCGGCCAGATCGACTGGGTGATCGACGCCTACACCCGCGGCGTCGTCGCCGAGGAGCAGATGGCCGCCCTCGCCATGGCGATCTTCCTGCGCGGCATGGAGCGCCCCGAGATCGCCCGTTGGACGAGCGCGATGATCGACACCGGCGAGCGGATGGACTTCTCCGCCCTCTCCAAGCCCACCACCGACAAGCACTCCACCGGCGGGGTGGGGGACAAGATCACCCTGCCGCTGGCCCCGCTGGTCGCCTCCTTCGGCGTGGCGGTGCCGCAGCTGTCCGGCCGCGGCCTGGGACACACCGGGGGCACCCTCGACAAGCTCGAGGCCATCCCCGGCTGGCGCGCCGCACTGACCAACGACGAGATGATGGCGCAGCTCGAGAGCGTGGGCGCGGTGATCTGCGCGGCCGGCTCCGGTCTCGCCCCGGCGGACAAGAAGCTCTATGCGCTGCGCGACGTCACCGGCACCGTCGAGGCGATCCCGCTGATCGCCTCCTCGATCATGTCGAAGAAGATCGCCGAGGGCACTGCCGCGCTGACCCTCGACGTGAAGACCGGCGCCGGGGCGTTCATGAAGGACGAGGCCGACGCCCGCGAGCTCGCCCGCACGATGGTCGAGCTCGGCACCGACGCCGGGACGCGCACCGTCGCCCTGCTCACCGACATGTCCGCACCGCTGGGCCGCACCGCCGGCAACAGCCTCGAGGTGCGCGAGTCCCTCGAGGTGCTCGCCGGCGGCGGTCCGGCCGACGTGGTCGAGCTGACCTGCGCCCTGGCCCGCGAGATGCTCGAGGCGGCCGGGGTGCACGACGCCGACGTCGCGGCCGCGCTCGCCGACGGGCGGGCGATGGACACCTGGCGCGCGATGATCTCCGCGCAGGGCGGCGACGTGGACGCGCCCCTGCCGGTCGCACAGCACGTCGAGGAGGTCCGTGCCGCGCAGGACGGCGTCGTCACCGGGCTCGATGCGATGGGCGTGGGGGTCGCGGCGTGGCGGCTCGGCGCCGGACGCTCCCGCCCGGGGGAGGCCGTGCAGGCCGCCGCCGGCGTCGAGATCGCCGCACACGTGGGAGACACCGTACGTGCCGGGGACGTGCTCGCCCGGCTGCACACCGACACCCCCGGCCGCATCGCCCGCGCGCTCGAGGCGATCGACGGATCCTGGAGCCTCGCCGCACCGGGCACGGCGGCCCCTGAGCGACGGATCGTGCTGGACCGCATCGTCTGA
- a CDS encoding cytidine deaminase (PFAM: Cytidine and deoxycytidylate deaminase zinc-binding region~TIGRFAM: cytidine deaminase, homotetrameric), translated as MSTSASLPPRARAAEAEPEFAPLLAAAREIAERAYTPYSRFRVGAAGLTEDGRLVRGCNVENAGYGVTLCAECGMISELIAGGGGKLRRFVCVGGDEQLGREERAVVMPCGRCRQLLSEHAAPDLVVLTPEGPRSMDAVLPQAFGPADLRP; from the coding sequence ATGAGCACCAGTGCATCCCTCCCGCCCCGCGCTCGTGCGGCCGAGGCCGAGCCCGAGTTCGCGCCGCTGCTCGCCGCCGCCCGCGAGATCGCCGAACGCGCCTACACCCCCTACTCGCGCTTCCGCGTCGGGGCGGCGGGCCTCACCGAGGACGGCCGCCTGGTGCGCGGCTGCAACGTGGAGAACGCCGGCTACGGCGTCACCCTCTGCGCCGAGTGCGGGATGATCAGCGAGCTGATCGCCGGCGGCGGCGGGAAGCTGCGCCGCTTCGTGTGCGTGGGCGGCGACGAGCAGCTGGGCCGTGAGGAGCGCGCCGTGGTCATGCCCTGCGGCCGCTGCCGCCAGCTGCTCTCCGAGCATGCCGCCCCGGACCTCGTGGTCCTCACCCCCGAGGGCCCGCGGAGCATGGACGCCGTGCTGCCGCAGGCGTTCGGCCCCGCAGACCTCCGCCCCTGA
- a CDS encoding uncharacterized ABC-type transport system, permease component (PFAM: Branched-chain amino acid transport system / permease component~TIGRFAM: ATP synthase subunit 6 (eukaryotes),also subunit A (prokaryotes)), giving the protein MSTTPVVVDDSAVEQTFEDSRPANWWHLPVTTTVLGLLALVLFGLRGIPGVESVYVLARESDLNPFGIVPERVTLPSMGGAIGFALLALLASAGLWVLQHRSARPPARLRLALLIVFAVAWVLTFMTWVISQRTLDVTTLLQATIVLAVPLAFGALSGVLSERAGVINIAIEGQLLFGAFGATLIGSLAGNVWIGLLSAPFMAMVMGALLALFAVGYHVQQIIVGVVLNVLAIGVTSFFFGTVMRDNPGVFNSPMRLPTLRIPLLADIPVIGRMLFEQNILVYLMWIIVAGLTVALFRTRWGLRVRAVGEHPKAADTVGIAVNLTRWKNVLLGSAVAGLGGATLTIGTGVAFGEEMSAGKGYIALAAMILGRYHPVGALLAALTFAFADSLQLRLGTMTASEGGVSIPGDFLLMLPYIVALFAVAGVVGRVRVPAADGQPYIKQ; this is encoded by the coding sequence ATGAGCACGACACCAGTCGTCGTGGACGACTCCGCCGTGGAGCAGACCTTCGAGGATTCCCGCCCCGCGAACTGGTGGCACCTGCCCGTCACCACCACCGTGCTGGGCCTGCTCGCGCTGGTCCTCTTCGGACTGCGCGGCATCCCCGGCGTGGAGTCCGTCTACGTGCTTGCCCGCGAGAGCGACCTGAACCCCTTCGGCATCGTGCCCGAGCGGGTGACGCTGCCCTCCATGGGCGGGGCGATCGGGTTCGCGCTCCTCGCGCTGCTCGCCTCGGCAGGGCTGTGGGTGCTGCAGCACCGCAGCGCCCGGCCCCCGGCGAGGCTGCGCCTGGCACTGCTCATCGTGTTCGCGGTGGCCTGGGTCCTCACGTTCATGACCTGGGTGATCTCCCAGCGCACCCTCGATGTGACCACCCTGCTGCAGGCCACGATCGTGCTCGCCGTCCCCCTCGCCTTCGGAGCCCTGTCCGGGGTGCTCTCGGAGCGGGCCGGCGTCATCAACATCGCCATCGAGGGGCAGCTGCTGTTCGGCGCCTTCGGCGCGACGCTCATCGGGTCGCTCGCCGGCAACGTGTGGATCGGCCTGCTCAGCGCGCCGTTCATGGCGATGGTGATGGGCGCGCTGCTCGCCCTGTTCGCCGTCGGCTACCACGTCCAGCAGATCATCGTCGGCGTGGTGCTCAACGTGCTCGCCATCGGCGTCACCTCGTTCTTCTTCGGCACCGTGATGCGGGACAACCCCGGGGTGTTCAACTCGCCGATGCGGCTGCCCACGCTGCGGATCCCGCTGCTGGCGGACATCCCCGTGATCGGGCGGATGCTGTTCGAGCAGAACATCCTCGTGTACCTGATGTGGATCATCGTCGCCGGCCTCACGGTGGCCCTGTTCCGCACCCGCTGGGGCCTGCGCGTGCGCGCCGTGGGCGAGCATCCCAAGGCCGCCGACACCGTCGGCATCGCCGTGAACCTCACCCGCTGGAAGAACGTCCTGCTGGGCTCGGCCGTGGCCGGGCTGGGCGGCGCGACGCTCACCATCGGCACCGGTGTCGCCTTCGGCGAGGAGATGTCCGCCGGCAAGGGCTACATCGCTCTGGCCGCGATGATCCTGGGCCGCTACCACCCCGTCGGCGCGCTGCTGGCGGCGCTCACCTTCGCCTTCGCGGATTCGCTGCAGCTGCGTCTGGGCACGATGACGGCCTCCGAGGGCGGGGTGTCGATCCCGGGCGACTTCCTGCTGATGCTCCCGTACATCGTCGCGCTGTTCGCGGTGGCCGGAGTGGTGGGCCGGGTGCGGGTGCCGGCCGCCGACGGCCAGCCGTACATCAAGCAGTGA